A single window of Ignavibacteriota bacterium DNA harbors:
- a CDS encoding tetratricopeptide repeat protein — MKYLKNVIILIVLLTLAYCSSKDEKMIYSEAKNLIKSGKYDEAVVKFEEIVNNYPKSTVADSSLFEIAKLYQGQVIKNVKHMESLNKAVDSYKKIYENYPNSKLAESSLFMSAFILANEIRNFPLAEKTYKLYLEKYPNGELADDAKMELQNLGKSPEDILRNQNTL, encoded by the coding sequence ATGAAATATCTAAAAAATGTTATAATCTTAATTGTATTACTAACTTTAGCGTATTGCAGCAGTAAAGATGAGAAAATGATTTATAGTGAAGCAAAAAATCTGATTAAATCCGGAAAGTATGATGAAGCTGTTGTAAAGTTTGAAGAAATCGTAAATAATTATCCTAAAAGTACAGTTGCCGATTCGTCATTGTTTGAAATTGCGAAATTGTATCAAGGACAAGTTATAAAAAATGTTAAACACATGGAAAGTTTGAATAAAGCCGTAGATTCTTACAAGAAAATATATGAAAACTATCCTAACTCAAAGTTAGCTGAAAGTTCTTTGTTCATGTCGGCTTTTATTTTAGCAAATGAAATTAGAAATTTTCCGCTAGCCGAAAAGACTTACAAATTATATTTGGAAAAATATCCTAACGGTGAATTAGCTGATGACGCGAAAATGGAATTGCAGAATTTGGGCAAATCACCCGAAGATATTTTAAGAAATCAAAATACTCTTTAA
- a CDS encoding DUF58 domain-containing protein: MKKQNDFTKILNPSVIAKLKTLELKASTVVEGFMVGYHKSPYHGFSVEFSQHRPYMQGDSIKNLDWKVFAKSEKYFIKQYEEETNLLAHIVLDTSRSMSYKNEGSVSKFEYSKVLAASFIYLLLKQQDAVGLALYSSELKSYLQPKSKRTYLRQLLTEIEKFDAQSETKTSTSINSIAEKITKRGLVIIISDLLDEPAEILNSLKKFYFKKNEVIIFHVLDPTEINFNFKNDSIFVDLETNEELNTQPIQIQKSYYEAMRNYLTTIKNGCNKLGYDYNLIETTSTYDIALMNFFKKRSRMK, from the coding sequence ATGAAAAAACAGAATGATTTTACAAAAATTTTAAATCCATCTGTAATAGCGAAATTAAAGACTCTTGAATTAAAAGCCAGTACCGTTGTGGAAGGATTTATGGTTGGTTATCATAAAAGTCCATACCACGGTTTTAGCGTTGAATTTAGTCAGCATCGGCCTTATATGCAGGGCGATTCAATAAAAAATTTAGATTGGAAAGTTTTTGCAAAGAGCGAAAAATATTTTATTAAGCAGTATGAAGAAGAAACAAATCTATTAGCTCACATCGTACTTGATACTAGCAGATCAATGTCATATAAAAATGAAGGCTCGGTCTCAAAATTTGAATATTCTAAAGTGCTTGCCGCCAGTTTTATTTATCTGCTTTTAAAACAGCAGGACGCGGTTGGTTTGGCTCTTTACTCAAGCGAATTGAAAAGTTATTTGCAGCCCAAATCTAAAAGAACTTATTTAAGACAATTGCTTACGGAAATTGAAAAGTTTGACGCGCAAAGTGAAACAAAAACATCAACATCAATAAATTCAATTGCGGAAAAAATTACTAAACGCGGATTAGTGATAATTATTTCAGATCTTCTAGATGAGCCGGCGGAGATTCTTAATTCATTAAAAAAATTTTATTTCAAGAAAAATGAGGTAATTATATTTCACGTTTTGGATCCCACCGAAATTAATTTCAACTTTAAGAACGATTCGATATTTGTTGATCTTGAAACAAATGAAGAATTAAACACTCAGCCGATTCAAATACAAAAATCATATTATGAAGCAATGCGAAATTATTTAACAACAATTAAAAACGGCTGCAACAAATTAGGTTATGATTATAATTTAATTGAAACAACTTCTACGTATGACATTGCTTTAATGAATTTTTTTAAGAAACGAAGCAGAATGAAGTGA
- a CDS encoding VCBS repeat-containing protein yields the protein MKKYFISILLIFLTFSSIHSQTTPIAAKQTAIYTVAASEDTLSPYYPYPGINSQLGVRRVIVADANGDGTQEVLATDYINGGRVHVLQVTQDSLLEVIWSSPAASSSSGSTPRYIQVGDCDGDGKKEIIFEQANFVNQDGSLGRIAIYEWNGTSWGDAPAFSITPTMIEAAGGREGTRFTREVLTVYDFDGDGRTEIIPHGNDPRQDVLIIGVTFSFPGFANISIEGGKPGVQANGGDWGAGGSFWNAEPCDINGDGKLEIVNHTYNSYGFWSIGVNGPNSYDYPTAADNADAKAKGVYHEYCAVDAVSYFGARAADVDGDGKDEIFGTQYGNAHAVAVISFPDTVSGQNIWTNTSQTENYAEIIKSSEIAALAGKTAVELWPIVKGDLNKDGKDELYTGGGTGLNLVAIQYKGEGSLLDRNSYDMNIVYNGQGNEGFATWEIYNGEVTYKLDTLYEGTDSMEVVKTPIGFDPSVIDTIKKETPFTSYIFADNVDLDKDGNLEIVLAQQSIYDSVSVNIFDWIDTSGVGQWILNLEQSHKIYNPYRQPIRLLEYSGDVVGFKEKDYNIVTPDDYKLEQNYPNPFNPSTTINFSLPIDKRISLKVYDMLGQEIKTLIDLQNLKKGNHQVIWDGRNNSGNFVASGNYVAKLIFGDFTKSIKMTYLK from the coding sequence ATGAAAAAATATTTTATCTCTATTTTACTTATTTTCTTAACTTTTTCATCGATTCATTCTCAAACAACTCCAATTGCTGCAAAACAAACTGCTATATATACGGTTGCTGCTTCAGAAGATACATTATCGCCATATTACCCATATCCTGGAATTAACAGTCAGCTTGGTGTTAGAAGAGTAATTGTTGCAGATGCCAATGGTGATGGCACTCAAGAAGTTTTGGCTACAGATTATATAAATGGCGGAAGAGTTCATGTTTTACAAGTAACACAAGATTCATTATTAGAAGTAATTTGGTCTTCACCCGCCGCATCAAGTTCCAGTGGATCCACACCAAGATATATTCAAGTAGGTGATTGCGACGGAGACGGTAAAAAAGAAATTATTTTTGAACAAGCTAATTTTGTAAATCAAGACGGAAGTTTAGGAAGAATTGCAATTTATGAATGGAATGGAACTTCTTGGGGCGACGCTCCAGCTTTTTCTATAACGCCGACAATGATTGAAGCAGCTGGCGGAAGAGAAGGCACCAGATTTACAAGAGAAGTTTTAACGGTTTATGATTTTGACGGTGACGGTAGAACTGAAATTATTCCTCATGGAAATGATCCAAGACAAGACGTTTTAATTATCGGAGTTACTTTTTCTTTTCCTGGTTTTGCTAACATTTCAATTGAAGGCGGCAAACCTGGAGTTCAGGCAAATGGCGGAGATTGGGGTGCCGGAGGATCTTTCTGGAATGCTGAGCCCTGTGATATAAACGGAGACGGAAAATTAGAAATTGTTAATCATACGTATAATAGTTATGGATTTTGGTCAATTGGTGTAAACGGTCCAAATTCTTATGATTATCCAACTGCCGCTGATAATGCCGATGCTAAAGCTAAAGGTGTTTATCATGAATATTGTGCAGTAGATGCTGTTAGTTATTTTGGAGCAAGAGCCGCAGATGTTGACGGTGACGGCAAAGATGAAATTTTTGGAACTCAATACGGAAACGCTCATGCAGTTGCCGTAATAAGTTTTCCGGATACTGTTTCTGGTCAAAATATATGGACAAATACGTCGCAGACAGAAAATTATGCGGAAATTATTAAGAGTTCTGAAATTGCGGCTTTAGCAGGTAAAACAGCCGTTGAACTGTGGCCAATTGTGAAAGGCGACTTGAATAAAGATGGGAAAGATGAACTTTATACCGGCGGCGGAACGGGTTTAAATTTGGTTGCAATTCAATATAAAGGTGAAGGAAGTTTACTTGATAGAAATTCATATGATATGAACATTGTTTATAACGGACAAGGCAATGAAGGATTTGCAACTTGGGAAATTTACAATGGAGAAGTAACATATAAATTAGATACACTTTATGAAGGAACAGACTCAATGGAAGTCGTAAAAACTCCTATAGGATTTGATCCTTCCGTAATTGATACAATTAAAAAAGAAACGCCTTTTACTTCTTATATTTTTGCCGATAATGTTGACCTTGATAAAGATGGAAACCTTGAAATAGTTTTAGCTCAGCAAAGTATCTATGATTCGGTAAGTGTAAATATTTTCGATTGGATAGATACATCAGGCGTTGGACAGTGGATTCTTAACTTAGAGCAGTCTCATAAAATTTATAACCCTTACAGACAACCGATTAGGCTACTTGAATATTCTGGCGATGTTGTAGGATTTAAAGAAAAAGATTATAACATTGTAACACCGGATGATTATAAATTAGAACAAAATTATCCCAATCCATTTAACCCATCTACAACTATCAATTTTTCTTTACCAATTGATAAACGTATATCTTTAAAAGTTTATGACATGCTTGGTCAAGAAATAAAAACACTCATTGATTTACAGAATCTTAAAAAAGGAAATCATCAAGTAATATGGGATGGAAGAAATAATAGCGGAAATTTTGTAGCTAGTGGAAATTATGTTGCAAAATTAATTTTTGGTGATTTTACAAAATCAATTAAAATGACGTATTTAAAATAA